In Marinibacterium anthonyi, the DNA window CATGCTTGGGAAACGCAGGCGCGCCTGGGAAAATGCGCCCCGGCAAAGCCTGGGCGCAAAGGCTGCTTGGATTTTTCAGCTGATGGGACAGCCTTCAGACCTTGCCGCTTGAGGCGTCTTTCAAAGCGGCTTCAGGTCACCGGCCATGGTTCGACCGTCACGGCCTTCGACCAGTTCATATCCGATTTTCTGATTGTCGGCGAGGCCGGTCAGACCGGACCGTTCCACTGCCGAAATATGAACGAACACGTCCTTGCCGCCTTCGTCCGGGGCGATAAAACCGTACCCCTTGGTTGTATTGAACCATTTCACGGTGCCAGTCGGCATGTCCCGTGTCTCCTTTTGCCTTAGGTCCTGCAGCCCCAAAAGACCGCATTTGCACACGAACCCGCCTTTCAGACCATCGGTCCGGTTGGCTTAGACCGAAGCTGACATGACGGTTGGCGCCTGTTGAGTTTCGCACGGCGAGACGAAAAATCAAGAAAAACACCTGTGAATTCCAAGGCGTGCCATTTATTTGAACTTTTAAGAAAGAGGAATGGTCATGAGAATATACGGATTAAAGACCTGCGATACCTGCAGAAAGGCAATTCGGGCTTTGCCCGGGGCCGATTTCAAGGATGTTCGCGCCGATGGCGTGCCAGAAGCGGTGCTTCGCCGAGGGTTTGAAACCTTCGGCGATGCCTTGCTCAATACCCGGTCGACCACCTGGCGCGGCCTGGACGAGACCGAGCGCGCGCGCCCGCCGCTTGAGCTGCTGGCGGATCATCCGAC includes these proteins:
- a CDS encoding putative reductase encodes the protein MRIYGLKTCDTCRKAIRALPGADFKDVRADGVPEAVLRRGFETFGDALLNTRSTTWRGLDETERARPPLELLADHPTLMKRPLIEDGEAMYLGWTRDVQAALGV
- the cspA_4 gene encoding Cold shock protein CspA; translated protein: MPTGTVKWFNTTKGYGFIAPDEGGKDVFVHISAVERSGLTGLADNQKIGYELVEGRDGRTMAGDLKPL